The Balneolaceae bacterium genomic interval AATACCCAGATGTACCTGTATCATAGCAGGTACTGATTCAATAAAAATTGGCACCAGGATAAACACGATACTCGATCCCGCAAGGCTTACCAAAATAGCTGCCATAATCCGCTGGGTTACAATCGTTTTCTTTTTAATGGGCATTTGAAGTGAAAGCAGCAGCTCCCGGTTTTCAAAACCAAACATGTTCGTCAATAATACCATCAGATAGATTATTGGAATAAGAGTTAAGAGTACACCGATGATGTAGGTGGTATTCCCCAATAAAACCACATACGGAACAACAAACACATAAGTAATTAAAAGTTGAAGTTTACTGTATCGGTGATTCCAAACAGTGTAGAAATATTTACCTCCCTCTCTGCCCAGCCATTTCATAAATCGCGATGAACTACTGCCGTTTTCAGTACCCGAGCTCGATCTTGGCGGAGAGAGAAGAGAATTCTTTGTTTTAATATGAATGTCTCTGTTTAGTAAAACAGCAAGTATTAGTAAAAAAACAAGGACTGCCGTTTGTTCAATAATGCCGGTTAGTGACGAACCGATATAGAAAAATATATACCCCGGCAGAAAATAGAGCCAATCTGTTAATGTCTGAGCAGCCACTTGCGGAGAACTTAAATAAGGCTGATAATCGACACTGGAGGCAAGCAGAAGGACAAAAATCACCAGGATTAAGGTTGTTCCGCTTACATATTTGAATCGGTCAGCCGAAAACTTTCTGAACCTCCATTTAATAGATGTAATCAATCCATAGTTTACCAAAATCAGCAAGAAAACAATAAAATATTGAATAGCTGTCTGTGCCATGAATCCCAAATAGATCAACCAAAAAACCTGGAAAATGAGATTCAGAGGATGCATAAAACCGGCCAGGTTCAGGTAATGAGTTAATTTTTTAACAGGCATTCCAAACGAAAGCAGCTTTCGATTTTCGTTGATACGCAGCCGACTAATTTTTGTAAAGAAAACCTGCGTAAACCAAAACGCATTTACAAACAGCAGATTTGCAAACAGGTGAACCTCCTCTGTAAGCCAGGGATAGATGCTTTGGAATTGCTCAATATCGGATGTGAAGAGAAGAACAAGAATTACCCCAAAAAACTGACCGGTTGCTATAATTATAAAAACAGAATAAAACAGAATCGCCGCCACCTCTATGCCCTGCAGGGAGCGCCACCACAACTTCAGATTAAGACTGGAAAATAACTTTAACATTAAATTGTGTACTCTGATTTAATCACTTTCTTTGAACCGCTGATTTCTGATATCAGGCCTTTATAATTTACACGAAATTGACATTTTAACGGAAGGGCACTACGAACAATTCACGTTTTTAAAACCGAAAGCCTGCCATCAAAGAGAAATACCCCGGCCTTTCATCCCCGCTAAAATTATCTTTAAAAAGTGGAGGAACTCCTACACTATATCTCAACTGGAGAGAAACAGTTGTGCTTTGAATCAAAAAATCTGAACCAATTCCCGCAATAAGACCGAAATCAACTACATTTGTCACATCATTCAGATCTATCCGGTCCCCGTCATTTTGTACAACTTCTGCATTTGCCCGAAAGGCAGTATAAAATCCACCTACAATTTTTGGTTTTATCATGCCGGTTAGGTCGTAATGAAATCTTGCCAAAACCGGCACTTCTACATAGTCAAGCAAAACGGTTTCGCCATCAAACCTGTCAGAGGTTGGATTCAAAAACCCTTTCTGCGTAAAAAAGACACCTGTTTCAATGCCTGTTTTCACAGAGTATGGCAGAACAAAAGGAAGTGTTATTCCGGCTGATATTCCCATCAAAAAATCTTGTCGCGATTCAGCCGTATAGTCCCCGCCCAGTTTATTTGCGATCCCAATTCCACCCGTAATTCCAATTTTTACTGAAATGGGCTCTCGCTGGACAACGGTCTCTCCTGGTTCCTCGTCATCAATTTCGCGCTGTAATTCATCCGTGCTTTCCGGTTGCTCCTCAGCTATAGCATCAGTGGGTGTATCTTCGGGGGTTGACCATTCAAAAGGATCAGATTCATCGGTCACAGCTTCAATTTCCGTCCTTGTAGCGTATTCCAGATTTACAAGCAGATCCCGCATGTTCTGATCTGCATAAGCTTGAACGAGGAAATAAACATCATCTGCGATTGCAATATCAACACCGATTCCATTCTCTAATTGTGTGAGATCGACAGATACAATCTCCTCATTCAAATCAGGCATTTGAACGTCTTCGGTATTGAGACCGGACGAAAATAGCTGCATTTGAACCCGGTTTATGTTTGGGTGGATCAGATCGAACGAATCCACCATTTCGGATAGATGATATCGGAGAACATATCCATTCCCATCTCCCCGTTCTGTAATGGAAATACGTTCGAGCTGGGATTGTGCAGTAACTGAGCAGATACCTAAAATCCCCCAGAAAAAACCCACAAAAAAAGATCTTTTAAGACTAATCATAACATTCCGTGACTGGCAATTGACTACCTGAATGGAACATAGAATATCTGTAAAACTCAACTACTATTTCCGAATCACGGGCCATTCAATATCTCGCTAAGAAATCTGCCTGTATGGCTCTCTTTATTTGCTGCTATCTCTTCGGGCGTTCCGGTAGCTACAATTTGTCCGCCGCCAAACCCTCCCTCGGGCCCAACATCAATTATCCAGTCGGCCGATTTAATTACATCCAGGTTATGCTCAATAATGATAACCGAATGACCATTATCAACCAGGTTGTTAAACGATTTAAGGAGCTTTGAGATATCTTCAAAATGGAGGCCGGTGGTCGGTTCATCAAAAAAGTAGAGTGTTTCATCCGTGTTCGTTTTTGATAAAAACTTTGCCAGCTTCACGCGTTGAGCCTCCCCGCCGGATAGTGTTGTTGCGCTCTGCCCGAGATTCAGATATCCAAGGCCAACATCTTCCATCGGCTGCAATTTGTTTACGATGCTGGGCTCATCCACAAAAAATTCAATGGCATCGCTGATATTCATCTCAAGTACATCGTGAATATTCTTGCCGCGATATTTTACATGAAGAATATCTTTCCTGTACCGAGTTCCGCCACACTCTTCGCACTGCAATTCAATATCGGCCATAAACTGCATCTCAATCTTTTGTACACCCTCACCCTGGCAGGCTTCACACCGGCCGCCCGGCACATTAAACGAAAAGTGACCGGGTTCATATCCCATAATTTTGGACTGCTTGGTATTGGCAAACAGATCGCGGATACCGTCGAACGCTTTGGTATAAGTTGCTGCATTTGAACGCGTAGACCGGCCAATCGGACTCTGATCCACCATCTCCACAGCCTCAATATTTTTGATTCCATGGATGCCTTTATTCCGTCCGATTTTCTCTTTCCAGGTGCCCAGTTTATTCTGGATAGATCCATATAGCGTATCATGAACCAGGGTCGATTTCCCCGAACCGGATACACCTGTTACACAAACCAGCTTCCCGAGCGGAAACTCAACATCAATACTTTTCAGGTTATGTTCGGATGCGCCTTCAACAACAAGTGATTTGCCATTTCCCTTTCGGCGTTTTTCGGGAATTGGAATCTCTTTCTTTCCGCTGAGATATTTGCCGGTCAGTGTTTTGGACTCCAGAAGTTCATCATACGAACCGCTAAAAACCACCTCACCGCCATGCGTACCGGCAAATGGACCGATATCAATAATATTATCGGCGGATTGAATCATCTCAGGATCGTGCTCCACAACCAGTACTGTATTTCCGATATCTCTCAGGGATTTTAAAATATTGATGAGTCGGTTGTTATCCCTGGGATGAAGTCCGATGGTCGGCTCATCCAGAACATACAGACTACCAATGAGGGAGCTGCCCAGTGAATTAGCCAAGCTGATCCGTTGCGATTCACCCCCGCTGAGGGTATTTGTCAGACGGTTCAGTGTCAGGTAATCCAGTCCTACCTCATCGAGGTATTTAAGGCGTTTGCGAATCTCATATAAAATCTGTCCTGCCACCTCTTTTTCAAAATCACTGAGCTCTAAATTCTCAAAAAACTCGCGTGCATGGCCGATGGTCATCTCCGTTACCTGCCCGATATGCTGCCCGTTTACCTTCACATAAAGTGCATCCTTACGAACCCGATAACCCTCACATTCCGGACATCGGCTGTACCCGCGATACCTGGAATAAAGAACGCGCATGTGGACTTTATAAAATTGGCTTTTTACATCCTCAAAAAATCCATAAATACCGCTGTACTCATCTTTACCATGCCAGAGAATCCGTTTGGCATCCTTATCCAGATCTTTATAGGGAGTATCAATCGGGATTTTTTCCCGGGCTGCTACTTTTATAAAATCTTTCAAATAAGTACTAAACTTTTGCGAATCAAACGGAGCCACAGCACCGCCCCGAATGGTTTTATCGGGATCGGGAATAACAAGATCTTCATCAATGCCGGATACTTTTCCAAACCCTTCGCACTCATCGCATGCCCCAAATGGATTGTTGAATGAGAACATCTGTGGAGATGGTTCCAGGAACTCCATTCCGTCTCTCTCAAACCGTTCACTGTACTTGTACTCCTTTCCCTTTCTAACTTTGATGGAGCAGCGGTCATTACCTTCGCGAAAAGCTGTTTCAATTGATTCAACAATACGGCTTCGGGTATCATTATCTTTTTTGATGGCAAGACGGTCCACTAACACCCGGTGTGTATCCGGTTTGATTTTTTCCGGATCATAATCATCTCGCGTCAGATCGATCAACGTTTCATCTTCAATCTGAAGAATTCTTGTCAGCCCCTTTTCTTTCAATACAGTAAACTGCTCCTCCGGTTTACGTCCCTCTCTCAGCTCAAACGGAAAGAGAACATAGAACTTTGTTTTTTCCTCCAGTTCTTCAAATAGTTCCTTTATAATAGTGTCAGGCGTGTCTTTGAATACCTCTTTCCCGGAAACAGGCGAGATTGTTTTTCCTACTCTTGCAAAAAGCAGGCGAACATAATCATAAATTTCTGTAGTGGTTCCAACCGTTGAACGCGGATTGCTGCTGGTCGTTTTCTGCTGAATAGCCATCGCAGGTGAAATTCCCTGCATAAAATCTACATCCGGTTTATCCATTCGCTCTAAAAACTGGCGGGCATAGCTGGAAAGACTCTCTACATACCGGCGCTGGCCTTCAGCATAGATTGTGTCAAATGCCAGGCTCGATTTTCCCGAACCGGATACACCGGTGATTACCGTAAGTTTATTCCGGGGAATCTCAATATCAATATTTTTGAGATTGTGCACCCGGGCACCTTTTACAACGATGGGCCGGTCGGTAGCTGAGGAACTGTTTTTTGAGATATTTTTCTGTTTAGAAGAGTCAGTTTTGGGCATCAGTCGGGTTCAATTCAAAACTTTAAAAATACAAAAAATGAGAACGAAAATCGTCTTTTTTCCTCTCTGTCGATCTAAAAGAACAGGATACTGAAGTATTGCGTTCTACAGATGGAGAACCTGGCAGTGCAAATGGAGTTAGTTATTGCCAGAGTTTGGATTTTTGGTTTCAAACGCACCCAATCGTGAACCACACTTTACAACTCTGGCAAAAAGGTCCAGATTTTTAAATTATCCAGATTGATAAATAGATGAATTTCTGAATACAGCACTCTACCATATCATAACGGCGGTTGACCTTAAAGATAGGTATAGTTTGCAGGCTGTAGTCAGAGGTTTTTACAGCCTGCATGGGCTATTTTATTTGAATCAAAAATAAACGTTCACTCCGATTGCGATACGATTAATATTGTCTGTTTCCACTTCGTCTGTACTGGTAAGTTTACCGGCTCGAAATTCAAAAAAAGGTTTCAGGTAAGGCAAAATTTCCACATTCGCACCGATAAAGCCATTCCAGTAAAAGTTTCTCTCTTTAAAACTTAAATCTTGGACATCTGTACTGAGTTTAAATCGTTCATTACCAATACCCACACCCACATAAGGAGAAACCAATTCTATAGAAAAACCGGCTAAAGCAGCAAATCCAAAGTCATAAACATTAAGATCGCTACTGAAATTGATTCCTTCCCTGCCGATCTGTGTGGTTTCATTAAAATAACTGAAATGTCCTCTGAGACTCAGATCCAATAATGGCAGATCCTCAAGGATACTTTTTTCAGCTCTGAGTCCAAATCCGCTATTGGGATCTTCATTTCTATATTCGTACGATACACCTACAGACCATTGTGCGTTAGCGGTTTCATGGAATGGAATAAAAAGTAGAAGAGCTCCAAAAATGTAGATGAATTTTTTCATGACTATAATTAATTGAAATATTAGTAAGAGTAGCAGATAAAGACTTATGACAATAAAAAAGTTCCCCAACATAACACATTTTTAAACTCACTATTCATAATAATGGAGAACTTTTTTAATAAATTTATCAAAGCTAATTATCATTTGTTAATAGTTGATTATTATATACTTATGAATTTCAATATTTGATATTATTGTAAGGAAGTTTTTTTCTTCACTTCAATTAATTCTCGATCTCCTATGCTGATTACAGTAATCATCGTATATGAACTCTCATTGTGAGCTAAAACATCAATAAACAGGAGTAGTTTTGGTAATTATTCTATTCTTCGCCATGTCTATTAAAATTCCACAAAAGATTCACTTCTTTTCCCGTGCCTTCTAATCACAATTCTGCAAGGACTTCACGTCATTCAAGCTCTTGAAGGCTGCTTATATTTCTTCAACCAAATAAACTATTGTAATTCCCGGCAGACCCGCTTAAAATAAATGGACAGTTCATTAGTTTATAGATTGTTGCTCAGTTAAAATCCCCTTTTTAATTCCACAATCAGAATTTGCGTATTGGAATACACCCTAATATGAAATTACGGACCAACTCACCTCTCAGGTGTATTCTTCAATTTTTTCTGTTGATCTTTTTTCTTTCAGCTTTCTCAGTTGCCAAAACATACGCACAAACCGAAGACACTACCCGCACTGAACAACAAGAACTACAGGAGCAGGAACTCCGTGAAAATACCCCCGATAAAAGTGAAACTCCTTACCAGATGGATCTGCTGGAATCAGACATCAACCGATACCAACTTCGTGATTATGGAAGCAGGAACCGGTTTTACCGGCAGTTGGAATACAAGAAGCCTGAGGATTTTTTAATGCGGGGAGAAGAGGGTTATCAACGATACGGAGAGGAATGGGAGAGAAAAATCAATGAAGATCTCCTGGCTATTATCCGCGCCACGTTTAAGGAAGACAGCGAAATTATGAAGCTTTGGAAGTCTCTTGCTCCGTTTTTGTCGTTCGGTATCTGGGAACCGTATGAAGTTCCCATAACTCGAGTAAATTATCCAAGCAAAGTACCTGTGGAAACTGTTGAGGAAGAATAATTATTGTTTGGCATCCACTTCGAGCATCATTCTAATATACATCGAACTGGTCTTCCCGTATCCTTCAGAGTAAACATGTACGCCATTGAACCATCTGCATAGAATCTGAATCCAATTCCCACCTTTTCCGGCAGAGCGGTGGACTCTGCCCTGTTATCTTCAGAAGAAGACCACCAGTCGGCTAATCGTCCCATATATCCAAATTCCCCGCCATCTTTTACAGCTTGTTTATAACCACCCGGATAACCATTGAAGCCAAAATCATCCGTTCCATTCATATTATCAACCCAGCCATTTCTTGATTTGAGAAGATCTGCTTCTCCTTTGGTAAAATCATAAAGCTTTTTCCAATCGTCGTAGTCAGGAACCCTGGATCCCTGAGGACATAAGCCTTTTGAGTTTGCCACTGTGTGCCAATTATAGTAATACCCATTAGGAGATTTCATCTCAAAATTATAATTGTAATAAGCCCATCTTGAAGTGTTATTATCCTCCCAACTATTTTTATTCAGTGCCTGGGCAATTTCATCTCCATTTCTAAATTTTGTTGTCATCAAATTACTTGCCGTCCAATACTGGTCGCCAATTTTAATAACTTCATACATGTTGCCATCAATATCTGTAATGGATGTTATCTCCTGCTCCTCTTCTGAATCAACCGGATTATTATCACTGCAAGATATGAGCAGGAATATCACTCCGGTGAGAATTGCTGTCCCCGCGAATACTTTTAACCGTTTCATTTTTTGCCTCCATCTATTGTTTTTTTGTTATGATGAAGGAGATGAAAAAACAAATATCTCTTGAGAATCTTTATTTAATTTCGCTACAAAATGATTATAAATCAATCTAAAATATTGAGCTGTCAATTTTCTATTCCCTGAATCGCGAGTCTTAAATTTTGCATAAGATAGTTCATCACCGAAATTTTATTTGGGGATAGCCGCGCTACTCTCACTCCGTTCGATTCGCTCAGACACGTCGTCTCCCGTCTCCAAAAAATTTTAAAAAATTCCCTTCGATTTTGCATATTGATTCAGACCAAAAACAAACACACAAATATTACCATGACCAACACTATCTCACGCAAAGACTTTCTTGTACGGGCCGGATCCGCTGTTGCAGTTTCAGCCATTGGATTTCCATCTATTCTTCTCTCTCAAAACAACGAAAAACTTGGAGTGGCTCTTGTAGGTCTTGGCTACTACAGTACAAATTTGCTGGCACCCGGTCTTCAGCAAACAGAACACTGCGAACTTCGAGGAATTGTAACCGGTTCACCCGAAAAAATCCCCGTTTGGCAGGAAAAGTATAGTATCCCTGATGCGAATGTGTACAATTATGAAAACATGCATGAAATAGCCAATAACGATGATATTGATATTGTTTATATCGTACTGCCAAATAATATGCATGCAGAATATTCCATCATTGGCGCAAATGCCGGGAAGCATGTATGGTGTGAAAAACCGATGGCGATGAATGTTGAAGAGTGCCAGGCGATGATTGATGCAGCCGAAAAGAATGGTGTGCAACTTGCTATTGGATACCGAATGCAGCATGAGCCGAATACACAAACCATCATCCGGTATGGAGAAGAGCAAACGTACGGAGAAATTACAGCAATTCGCTCCAGTGGTGGATTTCGTGCCAACCACGAACCAGATAACTGGCGTGCCGTCAAAGAGATGGGCGGCGGCTCTCTTTATGATATGGGCGTTTACCCAATGAATGCCGCTCGTTATGCATCCGGAATGGAACCCGTTGCTGTACGTGGAAAACAGTGGTCTGTTCGGGAAGATATATACAGCGATTGCGATGAATACACCGACTTTGAACTTGAATTCCCCGGTGGCTTAATCATGAAGGGCAGCTCCAGTTTTGGTGAGGGCAGCAACTATCTTGATATCGACTGTTCTGATGGCTGGTACAGGCTTCGACCGTTTCTATCATACAGTGGTGTGAGAGGAGCAACAAGTGACGGAACTGTGTTGCCACCCGCTGGAGGGCATCAACAAGCCCGCCAGATGGATGATGATGCTCTTGCCATAAAAA includes:
- a CDS encoding outer membrane beta-barrel protein gives rise to the protein MISLKRSFFVGFFWGILGICSVTAQSQLERISITERGDGNGYVLRYHLSEMVDSFDLIHPNINRVQMQLFSSGLNTEDVQMPDLNEEIVSVDLTQLENGIGVDIAIADDVYFLVQAYADQNMRDLLVNLEYATRTEIEAVTDESDPFEWSTPEDTPTDAIAEEQPESTDELQREIDDEEPGETVVQREPISVKIGITGGIGIANKLGGDYTAESRQDFLMGISAGITLPFVLPYSVKTGIETGVFFTQKGFLNPTSDRFDGETVLLDYVEVPVLARFHYDLTGMIKPKIVGGFYTAFRANAEVVQNDGDRIDLNDVTNVVDFGLIAGIGSDFLIQSTTVSLQLRYSVGVPPLFKDNFSGDERPGYFSLMAGFRF
- the uvrA gene encoding excinuclease ABC subunit UvrA; protein product: MPKTDSSKQKNISKNSSSATDRPIVVKGARVHNLKNIDIEIPRNKLTVITGVSGSGKSSLAFDTIYAEGQRRYVESLSSYARQFLERMDKPDVDFMQGISPAMAIQQKTTSSNPRSTVGTTTEIYDYVRLLFARVGKTISPVSGKEVFKDTPDTIIKELFEELEEKTKFYVLFPFELREGRKPEEQFTVLKEKGLTRILQIEDETLIDLTRDDYDPEKIKPDTHRVLVDRLAIKKDNDTRSRIVESIETAFREGNDRCSIKVRKGKEYKYSERFERDGMEFLEPSPQMFSFNNPFGACDECEGFGKVSGIDEDLVIPDPDKTIRGGAVAPFDSQKFSTYLKDFIKVAAREKIPIDTPYKDLDKDAKRILWHGKDEYSGIYGFFEDVKSQFYKVHMRVLYSRYRGYSRCPECEGYRVRKDALYVKVNGQHIGQVTEMTIGHAREFFENLELSDFEKEVAGQILYEIRKRLKYLDEVGLDYLTLNRLTNTLSGGESQRISLANSLGSSLIGSLYVLDEPTIGLHPRDNNRLINILKSLRDIGNTVLVVEHDPEMIQSADNIIDIGPFAGTHGGEVVFSGSYDELLESKTLTGKYLSGKKEIPIPEKRRKGNGKSLVVEGASEHNLKSIDVEFPLGKLVCVTGVSGSGKSTLVHDTLYGSIQNKLGTWKEKIGRNKGIHGIKNIEAVEMVDQSPIGRSTRSNAATYTKAFDGIRDLFANTKQSKIMGYEPGHFSFNVPGGRCEACQGEGVQKIEMQFMADIELQCEECGGTRYRKDILHVKYRGKNIHDVLEMNISDAIEFFVDEPSIVNKLQPMEDVGLGYLNLGQSATTLSGGEAQRVKLAKFLSKTNTDETLYFFDEPTTGLHFEDISKLLKSFNNLVDNGHSVIIIEHNLDVIKSADWIIDVGPEGGFGGGQIVATGTPEEIAANKESHTGRFLSEILNGP
- a CDS encoding outer membrane beta-barrel protein; its protein translation is MKKFIYIFGALLLFIPFHETANAQWSVGVSYEYRNEDPNSGFGLRAEKSILEDLPLLDLSLRGHFSYFNETTQIGREGINFSSDLNVYDFGFAALAGFSIELVSPYVGVGIGNERFKLSTDVQDLSFKERNFYWNGFIGANVEILPYLKPFFEFRAGKLTSTDEVETDNINRIAIGVNVYF
- a CDS encoding fibrobacter succinogenes major paralogous domain-containing protein — encoded protein: MKRLKVFAGTAILTGVIFLLISCSDNNPVDSEEEQEITSITDIDGNMYEVIKIGDQYWTASNLMTTKFRNGDEIAQALNKNSWEDNNTSRWAYYNYNFEMKSPNGYYYNWHTVANSKGLCPQGSRVPDYDDWKKLYDFTKGEADLLKSRNGWVDNMNGTDDFGFNGYPGGYKQAVKDGGEFGYMGRLADWWSSSEDNRAESTALPEKVGIGFRFYADGSMAYMFTLKDTGRPVRCILE
- a CDS encoding Gfo/Idh/MocA family oxidoreductase — its product is MTNTISRKDFLVRAGSAVAVSAIGFPSILLSQNNEKLGVALVGLGYYSTNLLAPGLQQTEHCELRGIVTGSPEKIPVWQEKYSIPDANVYNYENMHEIANNDDIDIVYIVLPNNMHAEYSIIGANAGKHVWCEKPMAMNVEECQAMIDAAEKNGVQLAIGYRMQHEPNTQTIIRYGEEQTYGEITAIRSSGGFRANHEPDNWRAVKEMGGGSLYDMGVYPMNAARYASGMEPVAVRGKQWSVREDIYSDCDEYTDFELEFPGGLIMKGSSSFGEGSNYLDIDCSDGWYRLRPFLSYSGVRGATSDGTVLPPAGGHQQARQMDDDALAIKNGTAPIAPGEEGLRDIRILRAIMDSSRLDGQWIKL